The Lutra lutra chromosome 10, mLutLut1.2, whole genome shotgun sequence genome contains a region encoding:
- the LOC125079330 gene encoding olfactory receptor 52N4-like, with product MVILNQTDVTPASFILNGIPGLEDMHMWISFPFCSMYVVAMVGNCGLLYLICYEDSLHRSMYYFLAMLSLTDLVMCSSTIPKALCIFWFHLKEIRFEECLVQMFFIHTFTGMESGVLMLMALDRYVAICYPLRYSTILTNPVIAKVGLATFLRAVLLIIPLIFFTRRLPYCKGNIIHHTYCDQLSVAKLSCGNIKANVIYGLMAALLIGGFDILCITISYTMILRAVINLSSADARQKAFSTCTAHICAIVFSYSPAFFCFFFNRFGSHAIPPSCHIIVANIYLLLPPTMNPIVYGVKTKQIRDCVIKIFSGSKNIKSHSI from the coding sequence ATGGTAATTCTGAACCAAACAGATGTAACGCCAGCCTCATTCATTCTTAATGGGATCCCAGGACTGGAGGACATGCACATGTGGATTTCCTTCCCATTCTGCTCCATGTATGTGGTGGCCATGGTAGGGAATTGTGGACTCCTCTACCTCATCTGCTATGAGGACTCCTTGCACAGGtccatgtattattttttggCCATGCTTTCCCTTACTGACCTTGTCATGTGCTCTAGTACAATCCCTAAAGCTCTCTGCATCTTCTGGTTTCATCTCAAGGAAATTAGATTTGAAGAATGCCTAGTCCAGATGTTCTTCATCCATACCTTCACAGGAATGGAGTCTGGGGTACTCATGCTTATGGCCCTAGACCGATATGTAGCCATCTGTTACCCTCTGCGCTACTCAACTATCCTTACCAATCCTGTCATTGCAAAGGTTGGGCTTGCTACTTTCTTGAGAGCAGTGTTGCTCATCATTCCCTTGATTTTCTTCACCAGGAGACTACCCTATTGCAAGGGCAATATAATACACCATACCTATTGTGACCAGCTATCTGTAGCTAAGTTATCCTGTGGAAATATCAAGGCCAATGTTATCTATGGTCTGATGGCTGCTCTCCTGATTGGGGGCTTTGACATCCTGTGCATCACAATCTCCTACACCATGATCCTCCGAGCAGTGATCAATCTCTCTTCAGCAGATGCTCGACAGAAGGCCTTCAGCACCTGCACTGCCCACATCTGTGCCATTGTTTTCTCCTACAGTCCagccttcttctgcttcttttttaatCGTTTTGGGAGCCATGCAATCCCTCCATCTTGCCACATCATTGTGGCCAATATTTATCTGCTCTTGCCTCCCACTATGAACCCTATTGTGTATGGGGTGAAAACCAAGCAGATACGAGACTGTGTCATAAAGATCTTTTCAGGTTCTAAGAATATCAAATCCCATAGCatataa